The Mycolicibacterium aurum genome segment CAGGTGCGGGGGTGGGGTCCATTCGACCTCGCTGAGGTCGTTCATGCGGGTGGACCAGCCGCCGTCGGTGACGCTTCGGTTGTCGGGTCCGCAGGCGAGGCCGAGCTCGTTGACGTTTGTGTTGCCGCCGGCGGCCCAGTCAGCGACGACGTGGTGGGCTTGGGAGCCGTAGGCGCCGACGGTGCAGCCCGGTTTGGTGCACCCGCCATCACGGGCGATCAGCATGATCCGTTGTGCCGGGGAGGCGACTCGCTTGGAGCGGAACAGGTCCAGGGCCGATCCGGTGGCACCGTCGAAGACCGCGAGGTGGTGGTTGGCGTGGCCGGCCATCCGGACCACGTCGCTGATCGGCACGACGGTGCCGCCGCCGGTGACACCGACCCCGGCGCGAGATTCCAAGTCTTGCAGCGTGGTGCGGATGATGACCGAGACGGGCAGCCCGTTGAGTTGCCCGAGTTCGCCGCTCATCAGGGCGATGCGACCGACAGCGACCATGGCGTCGTGTTGACGCTGGGCCAGACTGCGGTGGTCGTTGTCGATCTGGGCTTGCGACGGTGTGCCTGAGGTGCAGGGTTCGGGGTCGTCGGGATTGCACATACCGGGGGCGGCGTATTTGGCGAAGATCACTTCCCACACCGCCCACGCTTCGGGGGTCAGTGTCGCAGTGAGGTCGGTCATCGCATCGGGGCGTTGCTTGCGTTTGGTCAGTCCGCGTTTGCGGGCGCGTTCGGTGTCATCGGGTTCCGGCCCGTCCTGGTCGAGCAGGAACAGGGTGAGTTCGGCGGAGTCTTTGAGTTCTTTGGGACCGACGCCGACCGCGGTACGGACCAGGTCGATTTCGAACTTTTCGCGGGTGGCTGTGTCGACGAATCCGGGCAGCTTGTCGACGGCTTTGCGGATGACCTCGACGTGTTCGCCGGTGATCAGCCCGTGGGCCTGGGCTGCAGCGGTGGCGGGCAGCGCCGGTGGCAGCGACGGGCCGGTGAGGGCTTGTCGGGGGGCCAGCAGGGCGGCCTCGGTGAGCCGGCGGTGGGCTTCGCGGGTGGAGATGCGCCAGCGGACGGTGAGGACTTCTTTCCAGGATTTGGCGCCCATCTGCTGCGGGGTGGTCTCGGTCTGCAGGCGGGCCAGCATGCGGTGGCTCACCGAGGGCAGCTGACACCAGAGGGTTTCGAGGTCATCGAGGGCGGCGAGGAGTTCGGGGCGGGTCAGCAAGTCGATCCCGCAGGCGGCGACGTCGTCGAAGGCGGCACGCAACGCCGTCACCGCGGCTTGCACGTCGTTCCCCGACATACTTCGAACATACATTCGAACACCGACAAATCGGCGCCGCCGCTGATGTCAGAACTCAGCCCGCGTGCGCAAGCCCCTGATTGCGCGCATCGATGGCCTCCTGGGTGGCGGGAATCAACAGATCCCCGCCGGGCCCCACCGTGGCCTGTGCGTACGCGACGTGCGGGCGCTGATCCCGCTCATACTGGGCGAACGCTGCGTCGAGATCGTCGGCGTTGTCCACCAAAGCCTGTGTCAGCAGCCATGTTCCGGTGATGGCCAGACTGGTTCCA includes the following:
- a CDS encoding HNH endonuclease signature motif containing protein, coding for MYVRSMSGNDVQAAVTALRAAFDDVAACGIDLLTRPELLAALDDLETLWCQLPSVSHRMLARLQTETTPQQMGAKSWKEVLTVRWRISTREAHRRLTEAALLAPRQALTGPSLPPALPATAAAQAHGLITGEHVEVIRKAVDKLPGFVDTATREKFEIDLVRTAVGVGPKELKDSAELTLFLLDQDGPEPDDTERARKRGLTKRKQRPDAMTDLTATLTPEAWAVWEVIFAKYAAPGMCNPDDPEPCTSGTPSQAQIDNDHRSLAQRQHDAMVAVGRIALMSGELGQLNGLPVSVIIRTTLQDLESRAGVGVTGGGTVVPISDVVRMAGHANHHLAVFDGATGSALDLFRSKRVASPAQRIMLIARDGGCTKPGCTVGAYGSQAHHVVADWAAGGNTNVNELGLACGPDNRSVTDGGWSTRMNDLSEVEWTPPPHLETGQARLNYYHRPERLLRPPDEAEPQGPNTTGSTEHTDEGKIGDAEPAVTPAIDDTDEPGGPAPPDNRAA